From Xylocopilactobacillus apis, a single genomic window includes:
- the cas2e gene encoding type I-E CRISPR-associated endoribonuclease Cas2e translates to MIVITLTKVPRSLRGDLTKWCQEIQTGVYVGNVSARIRDQLWDRIMRDVGNGQATMVFNAQNEFGYQIRTTRIDYEVVDFDGIPLVKRLNRVEGPVKHGFSNAAKWRKAKKFTQKRVLSDNTISFISLDVETTGLDVSKDQIISIGAVKKSADGVKEKFYEFIKSDKKIPENITKLTGITNSILENEGVELSEALLKLKEFVEDTPIVGYNLSFDDKFISMAFRNLNESDLSNKLIDLMPVVKKKNKFLDDYRLGTVLEKYEIENLKPHESLSDADATMKLAEKLIKNGDLEI, encoded by the coding sequence ATGATCGTTATTACTTTAACAAAAGTTCCTCGTTCTTTAAGAGGAGACTTAACCAAATGGTGTCAAGAAATCCAGACTGGCGTTTATGTTGGAAATGTTAGTGCTAGAATTCGAGATCAATTGTGGGATCGAATTATGCGAGATGTTGGCAATGGTCAGGCGACGATGGTTTTCAATGCTCAAAACGAGTTCGGTTATCAAATTCGAACCACGAGAATTGACTATGAAGTTGTAGATTTTGACGGTATTCCGTTAGTAAAACGATTAAATAGGGTAGAAGGACCTGTAAAGCATGGATTTAGCAATGCTGCCAAATGGAGGAAAGCCAAAAAGTTCACTCAAAAACGGGTCCTATCTGATAATACAATTAGCTTTATATCGCTTGATGTTGAAACCACAGGTTTAGATGTTAGTAAAGATCAGATAATTTCCATTGGTGCAGTTAAAAAGAGTGCTGATGGGGTTAAAGAGAAATTCTACGAGTTTATTAAATCCGACAAAAAAATACCTGAAAACATTACGAAATTGACAGGTATTACGAATTCAATTTTAGAAAATGAAGGCGTTGAATTGTCTGAGGCATTATTAAAGTTAAAAGAATTTGTGGAAGACACGCCGATCGTTGGGTATAATCTGTCGTTTGATGACAAGTTCATCTCGATGGCGTTTAGAAATCTAAATGAATCAGATTTGTCAAATAAATTAATTGATTTGATGCCCGTTGTCAAAAAGAAGAATAAATTCTTAGACGATTATAGGTTAGGGACAGTTTTAGAGAAATATGAGATTGAAAATTTAAAACCTCATGAGTCGTTATCTGATGCTGATGCAACTATGAAGCTGGCAGAGAAACTCATAAAAAATGGTGATTTGGAGATTTAG
- a CDS encoding putative bacteriocin export ABC transporter, translating into MIKLKNITKRFPDKTIFQNFDFQFDKGKSYALIGPSGSGKTTLLNIIGKLENPVSGEVYIEQSPLKKIKEKDYFKSYISYLFQNFGLIDNESIKNNLDLAFIGKKINSNEKLKQMNNALEQVNLSLDLNRKIYSLSGGESQRVAIAKTILKDSPIVLADEPTASLDEKNSNEIIDLILQLKQKNKLIIIATHSPNVYRRLDEIVQINQLTNNVL; encoded by the coding sequence ATGATCAAACTAAAAAATATAACCAAGAGATTTCCTGATAAAACGATCTTTCAAAATTTTGATTTTCAATTTGATAAAGGTAAATCTTACGCTTTAATTGGTCCCTCTGGATCAGGAAAAACCACTTTATTAAATATTATCGGCAAGCTTGAGAATCCCGTTAGTGGCGAAGTATATATTGAACAGTCCCCCTTAAAAAAGATTAAAGAAAAGGACTATTTTAAATCTTATATCAGTTATTTGTTTCAAAATTTTGGATTAATTGATAATGAATCAATTAAAAATAATTTAGATCTCGCTTTTATCGGAAAAAAGATAAACTCTAACGAAAAACTTAAACAAATGAATAATGCTCTAGAGCAAGTTAACTTAAGCTTAGATTTAAATCGGAAAATTTATTCTCTATCTGGAGGAGAGTCTCAAAGAGTTGCCATTGCTAAAACTATTTTGAAAGATTCTCCTATTGTTTTAGCCGATGAACCAACAGCCTCTTTAGATGAAAAAAATAGCAACGAAATTATCGATTTAATTTTACAGTTAAAACAGAAAAACAAGTTAATTATTATTGCTACTCATTCTCCTAATGTTTATAGGAGACTTGACGAAATTGTGCAGATTAATCAATTAACAAACAATGTTTTATAG
- a CDS encoding MazG nucleotide pyrophosphohydrolase domain-containing protein: MIIDTKKLQKDVIENKKKHGFNTTDVKLELLRLHGEVNELFEAWRKQDKENINDELADVAIFLLGISEILDSDLGQNIVKKMEINEKRVYKNGIKSV, encoded by the coding sequence ATGATAATAGATACTAAAAAGCTTCAAAAAGATGTTATAGAAAATAAAAAGAAACACGGTTTTAATACGACAGATGTTAAACTCGAACTACTTAGATTACATGGCGAAGTTAACGAACTTTTTGAAGCATGGCGTAAGCAAGATAAAGAAAATATAAATGATGAATTAGCAGATGTTGCAATATTTTTATTGGGAATTTCAGAAATTCTTGATAGTGATTTAGGACAAAATATAGTTAAAAAAATGGAAATAAACGAAAAAAGAGTTTATAAGAACGGCATTAAGAGCGTGTAA
- a CDS encoding helix-turn-helix domain-containing protein translates to MKIDSLLNEELKNPEFAKKFQIESKKLSAALALYDAREEAGLTQTELAEQANTTQATISRIEQGDNISIDKLSSIANALGKKIKN, encoded by the coding sequence ATGAAAATCGATAGTCTACTAAATGAAGAACTAAAAAATCCTGAATTTGCTAAAAAATTTCAAATCGAGAGCAAAAAATTAAGTGCAGCACTCGCACTATATGATGCAAGAGAAGAAGCTGGATTAACCCAAACTGAATTAGCTGAACAAGCTAATACAACTCAAGCGACAATTTCACGGATTGAACAAGGAGATAATATTTCCATTGATAAACTATCGTCAATCGCCAATGCTTTAGGAAAAAAAATTAAAAATTGA